AATAAGTGctcttaacttttttaaaaaataatgaatcatTGGATAACTAATCAGTTATTACAACTAAATTAGTGACAATTTCTTTTTAACATGTTACCACActtgaagataaaataaattgagcattaaataaaaggaagggaaaacttGTTATGACAAGTGAGGAAATACTTGATAAATTAATCTTCACTGGAACAAAATGGGCTGATATTTTATTCTTGACTCACAATAGTCTTATAATGgttctaaagttttttttttccctccatgttACATATTTATGATCCTAATTATGTGGTTTGGACTAGTACTGACTTTAcctatgtgtttttgttttttaattttgtgtcaaATCCCAGTGAATTTAATTAAGCAAAAGTTAGTCTTGGACATAAGCCAATTCCAGGACTCAATGATGAATGTGGTTGGAAGGGATAAAATGTCCAATGATTTTTgttcctttggggagaagatgctTTAGAATTGAGAAATTTTCAAGAGCTCCTTTCTTAGGCTTAATGTGTAatatcaaaacaaaagcaagaatttTTGTCAAAATCTCAGTTCAAATAGACTGGCCCTCCCAACACAGTAGAATGAGAAGGACTAAATAATTGAATGGTACTTTTCTATTTTGAGGTTAGTAAGAAAGAAGTTACTATAGAAATATTTCCCTGGGAAATGGCTTTTTAGCTATTCTCATGTAAATTTACTTGCCCTTTTGATAAATGATCCTAACATgacacatttttgtttctctgtatcTACTATGGAAATCCTATTAAATAATCTGCTGTGCAAGTAAAAACAATCTTCTAAATAATCAGAGAAGTCCTTGGAGAAAATGGACAGGTAGCTGAATGGAACAAAATATATACTCAAGTTATAATGTGGCCTTTTGTCCTCTGTTGTTATACTGGATGAATGAAGAATTCTAGGTCCCTTTGAATGACTGAAAAAGTCTTCCTTCAGATTGTGGAAAAGCCTTCACAAGGTAAGACTAACTGTCAATAGTGGGAATCAGGGTTCCTAATCATGTGAATTTCTTCATTATgtaagaagttaaataactttgaAATAAGTCAAATTTAGAATCCAATTCGGGTTTATCACTTAAAAATGTGTGACATTGGGAAAATTAATTAGAGGCACTGAGCCTCAAGTTCTTCAAATACAAAATCGGGATTACAGTTCTTGTTACTGTAAATATTAAATGTGATACTTTAAATTGTGGTTGTGTGTTATTAATCCACTGTTGAACGTCAGAGTGATATAACCAGAATAAGATTTAAAAACGAACCGTTTACACTACTTAAGGAGAAGAAATTGGTGGAGGGCTGAATGAAGGTGGAGAACCTTGGCAATAGGCTATTCCATTGGTCCAGGAAGAAAACAGGGGGTGGGAACTGATCAAATTTGTGATATATTTACAAAGTAGAGTCAATAGGACATGTTAAAGTTATTAAGTAAATATAAGAGCAATAGAGGAGTGAAGGACACTGTGAGATTTGTTGTCTGAACAATCACATGGAAGGTGGTACCATTTAATGAGATGAAGAACACGTTTATTgtgtaaaattgaaaatttagttttataataCTAAATTGGCATCCAATTAGAGATGTCTAAAATTGGAGGTGCTGCATATACATGTTTGAAAATAGGGGAGAGATGGGGACTAGAGACACAAAATTTAAGTGCTTAAGAATTTATTTGTCACACAAAAGGGAATTATCCATCTAAAGACCTTAAGAGCctgcccagtagcatagtggttaagtttgcatgctctgcttgggcagcctggggttcacagtttcagatcctaggcacagacctacacactgctcatcaagtcatgctgtggtggcaccccacacacaaaatagaggacgattggcacagactttagctcagggagactctttctcaagcaaaaagaggaagattggcaatggatgttagctcagggccaatctgcctcaccaataaaataaataaataaataaatacatataaagacTCTAAGGAAGTGGCCTCAATGAGAACTGAGACAATGCAGGATGGTGATCTTCCATTCACAATTTAATCtatggaaattaaattaaattgcaATTAAATTGCAACCCTTCAATGGGTTGCAAGTATtacatttttgtgattttatgaATAGTGTACATTTTCATGGAATTCCCTTCCCATCTTCTCTTGTTCCTTCACTTTTCCTTGAAAACTAAGCTAAAACATtccctcctctaggaagccttctctgattcgAGTTTGATTGATATATTCTTATGCTGTGACCCTTAGCATtgtgtgaatatttttataatggctCTTATTAGCCTAGGATTAACCTAGACTTGATTTATCCTTCTTTGTATATCAAATCACTGAGGGTAGACAACTATGTCTTATTCAACTTTGTAATCACAGTGTCTATTACACAAGCAGATACTCTGTACACATTCtaataattgaatgaataaacaaaatattaaacttataatacatttaaaagttttCCCTCTTGCTTTGTAGGTAAACTGCTTCTTATATCTGAAGTCAGCACCTACAAAGATTAGATGGAACCAAGGAATAATGTGACTTACGTTGTCCTCTTGGGCCTCACACAGAATCCAAAGGAGCAGAAAATCCTTTTTGTTATGTTCTTGCTCTTCTACATTTTGACTATGGTAGGCAATATGCTCATTGTTGTGACTGTAACTTTCACTAAGTCCCTGAAATCCCCAATGTACCTTTTTCTTGCTAGCCTGTCAGTTATGGATGTCATTTATTCCTCTTCCATTACTCCCAGATTGATTTCAGACTTGTTCTGTGGGAATAGTACCATATCTTTCCAATTTTGTATGGCTCAGCTCTTTACAGAGCATTTCTCTGGTGGATCAGGGGTGTTTCTTCTGTtggtgatggcctatgaccgctatgtggccatctgcaagcccttGCATTATTTGGTTATCATGAGACAATGGGTGTGTATTGTGCTGCTATTAGTGTGTTGGATTGGAGGCTTTCTGCACTCAGTAATTCAACTTTCTATTATTTATGGGCTCCcattctgtggccccaatgttATTGATTATTTTATCTGTGACATGTACCCCTTATTGAAACTCGTCTGTACTGACACCTATGTCATTCACTACTTAGTAATGGTCAATGGAGGCCTGATCTGCACTATTGTGTTTCTGCTCTTACTCATCTCTTATGGTGTCATCTTGCACTCTCTAAAGAAACTTAGTCATGAAGGGAGGTGGAAAGCCTTCCAGACCTGTATTTCCCACATCACTGTGGTTGTCTTCATCTTTCTTCCCTGTATTTTCATGTATGTGAGACCTGCTAAGACCTTCTCCATTGACAAACCACTGAGTCTGTTTTATACAGTCATAACCCCCATGCTGAACCCATTAATCTATACTCTGAGAAATTCAGAGGTGACAAATGCTATGAAGAAGCTCTGGAGAAGAAATGTCGTATCTTGTGGTAAATAAGTACATCATCTACCATGAAGACAGTCATTTGACATTATGGTCCACTTCCTTGAAATGCACTTTTGTTCTTAAATCTGatacttgctttctttcttcaaagaattGATGATAATTATGATTAGGGAATGAACTGTGTGATTGTACCATTAATCACTATTTCTCTCCCTGCTAGATTGTAAGGTCTACAATGTCTTGTTTACCACTTCAGCTAGAAAGCTGTAATGCCTATATAGAAGGAGCTGATAATATGTAATGAATTAGGGAGGAAATTTTTATATAGTTACAgtaatttttaatcaaaatatgtatttctcttttttcttttttctgagacttagtatcatttttatttatattcttgtcATTTGTCTTATTATCATTGTATTTAAGATATTTAATGTTGTATAGACAGTGTTCTCtatgaaatttcagttatgaATAACGCTTTTAGTGCAATACTTCTAcctttttaaggaaaatagaaGTGATAGATAATAATAGGtagtaaaaatgaaaaccataCAAAATGGGATAAAGTGTGGAATAAATTTCTTATTTGTCTCTCATTATAATCTCCAGTCCTCTTCCACAGAGGCAGTCACTTAATTTGTTTCTTAAGATCTGTTcaaataaccttttaaaatgcaaatgtattcaaatatatgTGTGATTCTTCCTGTGtatgtaaatatttgcttttactATGCAACATCTTGAAGATATTTCCAAACAAGTTCATATAGatctaacttttattttttctcctattgTATTATGCTGCCTTATAAATACATACTAAAATTAAATGGATGTATCCGTCTTCATGTTGTTCCTCATCTTTTTCTATGCcaaattattttgcaataaatgtatgtttttaaatatatgtaagtaTGAGTTCCTAGAACTGAAATTGTCATATATGTATTTGAATCAATGGTCAGATAGTGTATCTACATAAAATGTTGGTATTCATAGTTCGTGCCCAACTGCAATCCTTAAGGTTGTGCTAATTGCTGCACTCCCACCCACCATCTTTGAGAACACTTTTGTCCACATTCTCAAGTACCTGATAAATGTTTATGGTGTATGATATCTGaacaaagttattttatttcatttacaaaaaattCTTTTGATCCTTGAgtttgagtatcttttcacatgtttagcatagtttgtgtttctttttctgtaaaatgtgtattaatatcttttatctattttattcagTTGATCATTTGCATACTGATTTTTGTGAGttattttatactaaaaaatattctttttactattgtatatgtaattattatttttctggcTTGTATTATGTTTTGACTTGTTATAGTACATATATTGCTTTTGGcatgtaatatttttttctttaattttttttgtttttgtgtcacTCTTAAAAAGACTATCCCCACTTCACTCCTAACAATATTTTCTTCAACTATTacttagcatttatttttttaagcatttttctggtctttaccttattttaaaacttttgaggGGCCAGACCCATGactgagtggtcaagtttgcacactgtactttggtggcccatggtttggCTGcttcgggtcctgggcgtgggcctaacacaactcatcaagctgtgctggggctgcattccacatagcagaactagaaagacctacaactatgtactggtaggtttgggaagaagaaaaacaagattggccacagatgttaactcagggccaatctttaaaaaaaccaaaaagtaaaaagcaaaacaaatgttttgatccatctggaatttatttcgATATAGGAATTAAATAGGGATTGCATTTagttgttttctaaaattttggttGTATTTCATAGTTGCATTATTCTCTTTTTACCATTGAATTGAAATTTGGTCTACTTTATTATCTACTACCATTTTATCTTGTGGAATATTGcatgttcacttgagaagaatatatatattctgtttgtcgttttatttccaaatatttgggagatttcatagatttttttattgatttttgatttattttcttttttgccaaggagTATGGTATGACCAAATTTCTTAAGAATTCATCATTTTTTAGTCCCAATacagtttattttggtgaacggAGTATATTACATATGAGCTTGGAGAAAATggatattctgctgtttttgtcaTTAATGTCAAATTGGTTAATAGTGTAAGTCAGTGCCATCCAACTCCTTACTGATTATCTGTCTACATTTATATTGAGTAATGGGGGAAATAAATTGCATTCATTAATTAAAGTgtagatttgtttattttgcttttatttctttattttcctgtgcatgaattttgaatttctcttattAGGTGAATACACATTTAAGGTTTTTATGTGTTTTTGGTGAATTGACTCCTTTTTCATTATGCTACAGTCTTCTTTATTCCTGgtaatatttatttatctgaagtctgctttatcaATATATTTACACTGGCTCACTTTTTATCAGTGTTTGCATCATATATTGAtgtccattccttcactttggaatatcagtttatttatatttcaacCAGTTTTCTTTTAGTAAACAGCAAGCATATTGTGTGGTCTTGCTTTCTATCCAAACTGAAAATCTTTACCATTTGCTTATTGCGTTTAGGCCACTTATATTTAATAGaatctttgatttcattttctcaaagtGATCTCTTTACAGTTGGTTGTTTTTATTATCAAACAGACAAGATCCAGCCATTGCATTTGTTTGGTATTCTCTCAGGTCacttttattttgcaatattCATCTCTCATTTTAATCTATTTAGTGACAACTTATTATGTTTTAATCCCCAAATGGTCCATTTAATGGCCATTTTAAAACTATTGATTTGTTAGAGATACCTGGTCAGTTGTCTTACAGGATATTCAAAACTTTCAAATTGtttgagttcaaattctggtATTATTTACGTTGTTCCTTACATTTTGGTACTTCCTATGAGCTAGTAGCAACTAGAAGTAAAGGCTTCAATGGATTCAAGTTCAACTTTTTTTagcaagaattcttttttttttttttgagaaagatgagCCCCGATCTAACATCTTCCACTAATccccctccttttgctgaggaagactggccctgagctaacatctgtgcccaacttcctctactttatatatgggacgtctaccacagcatggctaaccaagcagtgccatgtccacacccaggatccgaactggtgaaccccaggccaccaaagccaaatgtgtgcacttaacccctgtgccaccaggccagcccctgatactTGATTCTCATCTGTGATTAGTGTTGCCCTGATTGAGGCACAAAAAGCAACTGCTCTGGGGAGCTCCATCTTGTGCAATAGTAGGGAAGCTGTCCTTAGTATAAACTCCCTTTCCTGTTCATTCAACTGATTCCAAATGGTCTAGGAAGGAAATGACCACCATGGTCTCTGCCAAGGGACTGAGGACACGGGAGGCCACACACTTCTGTAAGTAGGATATACCAGAGAGCTCAGGGTCAGCTCTATCcttagcagggaggccccagaGGCTGCACTAAGCTTGTGGGTGTGCTGCTTTCATGACAAAGGTCATAATGGACACCTAAGGGTAGAGGCCTGTAAAAGCCTTTATTTTCAGGAGAGCCCAGTCCCTTGCAATTACCACTCTGATGGTGTGTAGCATGGACCTGAGGAGGGCAGTTTCTTGTACCAGAATTCCTTGTCAATTTATGACCATCTTGGGAGATCCCAAGACTCTAGGATCATGAGGAAGTTGCTAAGGTACCTATAATGAAGGAGCCTCTTGGACGCACCAATGCGTGAGCCAGTGTGCTGCAATTTGGATAGATTCTAGAAGCTCTTTTTAGGAGGCTTTGCTAAAATTGGGCCAATGTGTGAGTAAGAGGGTAAATTGGCTTAAGTAAAACTTGTAAATTAAGATATAACATCATAGTAATGGCTTTCTTACTtgacagtatttatttatttttttaacttagacacagtaaattttaaatttgcatacaaagtaaaatatactatttttggTGTAAGTTTTATGAGATTTGACAAATCCATAGAATTGTGTTACCACAAACATGATCAAAATACGGAACAGTTCCATCACTCTCTAAAATTCTCACTTCTTGTCCCTTTGTGGTTAACAACTCCCACCAACTTTATGACCGGGTAATCTATCCTATTGTTTTcgcctttccagaatgtcacacaAATGGAAGCACATAGTAAAGGCTTTTAAGTCTAATTTTTGAGTTGGCATAAAACATTTGGCATTACGGTGTCATTGCATGTATCAATATAGTCTGTTCATTTATATTGCTTAGTAGTATTACAATTGCTATGATATTATAAATGGCCATTCCCCCAATCCATctaaaaagtacattttattgtcatttaaCAACTAATCTCCTTTAGCAACTCCATTTAAGAAACTATCATCCAAGATCAGCCTGCATATTTCATAATAAACTCCGATATTGGCAGGAGGTCTTTGTTGCTCACCAAAGGTCACTTGTTTATCCTGGACATTCTCATGCACTTGGCCAATACAGATAGACAGTGGTGAATGATAGAACAAAATATGTGTAGTTTGTTATGTCACAAATATTATTAAGATATTTGAATAATATTGTGAAAATTGCCGTATTTCAAATACAACAAACTGAAATCTGTGAAGACATGAGCACAACTAATTCTTTCTTATGAGACCATTTGTGAGTATTTAGCAGACTTTATCTTAATGATGAAATTACAGTTATAGGAACTTATTATCATGATTGTATGAATGTTCAAAGGAAAGATAGATTGAATCATAACCACAATCTGTACTGATACAGATACTATTAATCACAAGCTCTTGAAATAGTTTTCCCTACTTTAGgatattatcttaaaataatgGTGAAAGGGTCATATTCTTTGTAAGCCCAGTTATAAAGAAAAGCTGTAAATTCTGCAGTTTTAATAATGCTGTTTAATGTCAAAATCATATAGGAGGAGCAACAAAGTTGATGACAAagtgaaatatcttttaaaacgTAAGAAATTTGTGCAGAAACTGCTTTCAAATCATCAAATGTCTAGCTGTAGGTTATCATAATCCACACCTAAAGAAACATGCAactcttttctttgaaatatcaATAGGTCATTCTAAGACCTTTCTTGCTACTCCTCTGTTGCTACTTGGAGTATGCTAAATTCTTGAAAAGTACTAGTGAAATGTGTCTGTACCACAGCTGTATATATCCACCAAAGTTCATCAGATGAAATCATGTTAAACACAAGCTTTGCAAAGAAAAGCGCTCTTTGAACACCTAAAGTGTTCAATCATACCATGCTTACTAAAAGTACCAAGATCCACATTCCTGAGAAATGTTTCCTACCACAAAAGGACTTCTGCACCAGCAGAAAAGACACTAGGAGGTACTATCCACCACCAAACATAGTGAAACATTACTATTGTAGATATTTTCTTGTATAGAATCACACTCAAGCCTCTACAAAAAAACAATTAGTTACTACATACGGCAAAATTTCTAGAGGGATTGTGTGAATAGGctagtgtttttaaaataatgatgtcACAGTGCCAATTTTCTTGcatcttcctcctttcccattCTTATATTGACTTCTGCAACCTTCCAGGAATGAAAGGAAATGGAAGCAA
This sequence is a window from Equus caballus isolate H_3958 breed thoroughbred chromosome 12, TB-T2T, whole genome shotgun sequence. Protein-coding genes within it:
- the LOC138916803 gene encoding olfactory receptor 4A47-like translates to MEPRNNVTYVVLLGLTQNPKEQKILFVMFLLFYILTMVGNMLIVVTVTFTKSLKSPMYLFLASLSVMDVIYSSSITPRLISDLFCGNSTISFQFCMAQLFTEHFSGGSGVFLLLVMAYDRYVAICKPLHYLVIMRQWVCIVLLLVCWIGGFLHSVIQLSIIYGLPFCGPNVIDYFICDMYPLLKLVCTDTYVIHYLVMVNGGLICTIVFLLLLISYGVILHSLKKLSHEGRWKAFQTCISHITVVVFIFLPCIFMYVRPAKTFSIDKPLSLFYTVITPMLNPLIYTLRNSEVTNAMKKLWRRNVVSCGK